From Pagrus major chromosome 18, Pma_NU_1.0, a single genomic window includes:
- the spon2b gene encoding spondin-2b, whose protein sequence is MDTAGKILSISEALYRLILMMLTLGQGVHSMPVPTDVPMCTASETAQYRLTFTGKWSQAAFPKQYPVYRPPAQWSNIIGVTHSTDYHIWQRNEFASNGVREFAEKGEAWTLMKEVEAAGERIQSVYGILSAPAVVGGTGQMNTEFEVFARHSYLSFIVRIVPSPDWFVGVDSVDLCDGDHWKDNVSLELFPYDAGTDSGFTFSSPNFETIPQDRISQITSSFPSHPANSFFYPRLKHLPPIAKVMLTKIKKTNQIISLPVEPTQSNQLPTGNEIEDTLINTPLDCEVSVWSPWGLCKGKCGDSGVQHRTRYILMHPANNGAVCPLLEEERKCFPDNCL, encoded by the exons ATGGACACCGCAGGGAAAATCCTCTCCATCAGTGAGGCACTCTACCGCCTGATCCTCATGATGCTGACACTAGGCCAAGGCGTTCATTCAATGCCCGTTCCTACGGACGTCCCCATGTGTACAGCCTCAGAAACTGCTCAGTACAGGTTAACGTTTACTGGCAAGTGGTCGCAGGCAGCCTTCCCTAAACAGTATCCTGTGTACCGTCCACCTGCACAGTGGTCAAACATTATTG ggGTGACTCACAGCACCGACTATCACATCTGGCAGCGTAATGAGTTTGCCAGCAACGGAGTGAGGGAGTTTGCGGAGAAAGGCGAGGCCTGGACGCTCATGAAGGAAGTCGAGGCGGCCGGCGAACGCATCCAGAGCGTTTATGGGATCCTCTCCGCTCCCGCTGTTGTGGGAGGCACGGGCCAGATGAATACAGAGTTCGAGGTCTTCGCCAGGCACTCCTAT CTGTCGTTTATCGTGCGTATCGTTCCAAGCCCGGACTGGTTTGTGGGCGTCGACAGTGTTGACCTGTGTGACGGCGACCACTGGAAAGACAACGTTTCGCTGGAGCTTTTCCCATACGATGCAGGAACTGACAGCGGGTTCACGTTCTCTTCTCCCAACTTCGAGACCATCCCGCAGGACAGAATCTCACAG ATCACGTCTTCCTTCCCTAGCCACCCTGCCAACTCCTTTTTCTACCCTCGCCTGAAGCACCTGCCTCCCATTGCCAAGGTGATGCTGACCAAGATAAAGAAGACCAATCAGATCATCAGCCTGCCTGTGGAGCCCACCCAGTCCAACCAACTGCCTACAGGAAATGAGATTGAGGACACGCTCATAA aTACCCCTCTGGACTGTGAGGTGTCAGTGTGGTCTCCTTGGGGCTTGTGCAAAGGCAAGTGTGGAGACTCAGGCGTGCAGCACCGCACACGCTACATCCTAATGC